Within the Agromyces ramosus genome, the region GAGACGGTCTCGCCGATGAGGGCGTGCGTGCCCACCACGATGCGCGACTGCCCGGCAGCGGCGCGCAGCATCGCCTTCTTGCGTTCGGCCATCGGGAGCTGGCCGGTCAGGAGTGTCGGCATGAGCTCGGCGGAGAGCTCGGGGCCGAGCATCCGCACGATCGAGCGCAGGTGCTGGCCGGCGAGCACCTCGGTCGGGGCGAGGAGCGCCGACTGCCCGCCTGAGTCGGCGACGGCGAGCATCGCACGGAGCGCAACCACGGTCTTGCCGGAGCCCACCTCGCCCTGGATGAGCCGGTTCATGGGCACCGGATGGGCGAGGTCGTCGGCGACCTCTGCGCCGACGGAGACCTGGTCGCCGGTGAGCTCGAATGGGAGGGCGGCATCGAAGCGCTCGAGTGCACCCCCCGGCGACGGATGCCTCGCGGTGGTCGTGTGCGCGCGCAGCTCGGCGCGCCGCTCGAGGAGCGCCGTCTGCAGCACGAACGCCTCGGTGAATCGCAGGGTGCGGCGCGCCGACTTCCAGTCGGACTCGTTCGCCGGGCGGTGCACCGCCTCGAGCGCCTCGCGCTGGCCGAGCAGTGAGCGGCTCTCGCGCACCGCGGCGGGCACCGGGTCGTCGACGGGGCCGAGGCCGTCGAGGAGCAGCGCGATCGACTTCGCGAGCTGCCAGCTCGCGAGCGTGCCGGTCGCGGGGTAGATGGGGATCGGCGACTCGGCCCAGCGCTTCGCCGCTTCATCGTCGGCCGAGAGCTGCGTGGTCTCGTCGAAGAGCTCGTAATCGGGATGCGCGAGCTGGCGGGCCCCCTTGTAGTCGCCGACCTTGCCCGCGAAGATCCCGCGTGCGCCGGGCTTCAACTCGCGTGCGCGCCACGCCTGGTTGAAGAAGGTGAGGGTGAGGATGCCGGTTCCGTCGGAGATCTTCGCCTCGAGGATGGAGCCCCGCCGCGAGCGCATCGTCCGTTCGCGCACCTCGAGCACCTCCGCGACGATCGTCACGTTCTCATCGAGCGGCAGCGAGGCGAGCGCCGTGAGCTCGCCCCGGAGGGCGTAACGGCGCGGATAGTGCGCGAGCAGCTCGCCGACGGTGAGGTAGCCGAAGGCGCGCTCGACCGCCTGCGCCGTGCGCCCGCCGAGCGCCCCCGCGAGCTTCGTGTCGAGCGAGTAGGCGCCGACGAGCGACGGCGCGTCGTCGCCGACGCCGGCGCGCGCACCACCGGCGCCCGCGGCATCCGCTTCGTCGGCCGTCATGCCTCGATCGTAGGCGCCGCCCCCGTCAGCGCGGCCAGCTCGGCCTGCACGTACGGGTCGTCGGGGCGTGCGGCGGCCAGGGCGCGCTGCACCTCGAGCGCCTCATCGGTGCGACCGAGTGAGCGGAGGCACCGCGCCACCGACCAGCGGGCGACATGCCGCTGCTCTGCCGTGCCGTAGGCGTCGGCGACTTCGACGGCCTGCTCGAAGTGCGTGAGGGCCGCCGCCGCACGACCGCTGTCGTGCATCGTCCAGCCGAGGTTGTTGTGCAGGGCGACGCCCCAGCGCAGCACGCGCGGATCGCGCACGCCGGCGAGCACGTCGAAGCCCTCTGCGGCCCACTCCTCCTCGTGGCCGGCGTCGTGCAGCGCCAGCATGTGCAGCGCGTCGAGCACGAGGAAGGGCGAGCCGGCGAGCGCCGCCTCGCGAACGCCGCGGGTGAGCTCGGGCACTGCGTCGGCGGGTCGCCCGCCGGACGCCACGATGCGGCCCCGCTCGATCGCCACGCGTGCCCGGATCTCTGCAGCGTCGCGTTCGGGCGCGGCGGTGGCCGGCGGCTCCGCCGCGAGCGCGTCGAGCACGGCGGTCGCCTCGTCGGCACGGCCCTGGATGCCGAGGGCACGCGCCAGCTGCGTCGTCATGACGGCGCGCACGTGGGCGGGGTGTTCGTCGTCGTCGGCGGCCTCCCGGAACCGCTCCTCACTGCCGGCGGGATCACTGAAATCCCACAGCCGGTCGATCATCTGCTGCTCATCGCCTCGATGGCGGGACGGTTCGGCGGGCACCTGGTCGGTCGAGTCATCCACCCCTCCATCATGGCAGCGCCGAGCGATGGCTCGATATGCTGCCGGAAGCATGACCCGCATCATCGCCGGATTCGCCGGCTCCCTCACCCTGCACGTGCCCCGCTCGGGCACGCGTCCGACGAGCGACCGCGTGCGCGAGGCGATCTTCTCCGCGCTCGAGTCCCGCGACGCGATCGAGGGCGCCAGTGTCGTCGACCTGTACGCCGGGTCCGGCGCGCTCGGCCTCGAGGCGGCGAGCCGCGGCGCCGCCGAGGTGGCGCTCGTCGAGCGGGCGAAACCGGCTGCCGAGGTCTGCAAGCGCAACGCCGACGCCGTGCAGCGCGCCGCCCGCGGCCATGCCGCCGTGCGCATCCGAGTCATTCCCCGTCCGGTGGCGACCTACCTCGAGGGCGCCGCGGGCGGCATCGACCTCGCGTTCATCGACCCGCCCTACGAACTCGGCGAGGCCGCCCTCACGCGCGACCTCGAGCTGCTCGCGCCGCTGCTCACCGACGACGCGATCGTCGTCGTCGAGCGCAGCGCACGCTCGCCCGAGCCCGCCTGGCCCGCCGGCATCGAGGTCGACCGGCGGCGCGACTACGGCGAGACGACGCTCTGGTGGGCCGGCCGCGCGCCGCGTCAGCCGGTTCGGCCATCCCAGCCCGAGTAGGGATCCCAACCGAGCGTGTCGATCGGCCGCCCGTCGACGCTGAGCACTCCGGATGCCGCGGTGACCAGTCCGATCGTCATGAACGGCTCCGGCACCGAGGTGTCCGGCGGGAACGTGGCCAGCAGGCCGTGGTCCTCCGCGCCGGCGAGCGCGATGCGCGCGTCGGGGCCGAGCGCCCCGCCGTCGAAGTCGATGCCGACGCCGCTGGCCTCCGCGATGCGCCGCGCATCGCGAGCGAGGCCGTCGGAGACGTCGAGCATCGCCGTGGCGCCGGCGAGGGCCGCGACGACGCCGGCCGCGACCGGCGGGGCCGGAGCGAGCTGCGCACGCACGAGCTCGGGATGCCGCGAGCGCAGGTCGTCGGCGAGGGCGGCATCGGGCTCCCCCGTCGCATCGGTCGCCTCGGCGAAGAGCAGGGCGAGGCCTCGGGCGGCATCGCCACGCACGCCGGCGTGTGCGACGACATCGCCGGCCCGCGCGCCCGAACGCAGCACCGGTGAACGCCCCGCGAGGTCGCCGAACGCGGTCACGGCGAGGGTGAGCACCGGCGACGCCGAGAGGTCGCCGCCCACCACTCCCGCGCCGGGCGCGAGCGCCGCGAGACCCTCTCGGAGTCCGTCGGCGATGCCTTCGAGCACCGACACGTCGGTCGACGGGGGCGCGGCGATCGCGACGACGAGCGCGGTCGGCCGCGCGCCCATGGCGGCGACATCCGTGAGATTCGTCGCGGCGGCCTTCCAGCCGAGCTCGAAGGGGGTCGACCAGGCGAGCCGGAAGTCGGGACCGTGCACCATCAGGTCGGTCGTGACCACGAACCGGCCGTCGGCGGCGTGCACGAGGGCCGCGTCGTCGCCGGCCCCGAGAATCGCGGCGTCGCCCGGCCTGAGGCGCGGAAGGATGCGCGCGAGCACCGCGTCCTCGCCGAGCTCTGCCACGGTCGCGGTTTCGGCCGCGGCATCCGCTCGCTCATGGCCCAGCTCAGGATCCGGCGCGGTCATGCCTCTCACGGTAGCCTGAACGGGATGCCTCACCCAGTCGTGCCCTCGCCGCGCCGCGGGCGCATCCACCGTCTCGCCGCCGTCACCTCGGCGCTCGCGGGCGCCCTCGTGCTCTGCGGGTGCAGCCAGACCGTCCCCGTCGATCCCGCGCCGCAGGCGAGCGACGCCGACTGTGCAGCCGTCGTCGTCCGCCTGCCCGACGTCATCGGGGCGGGCACCGATGCCGAGCAGCCCAAGCGTGAGACGAACGCGCAGGGCACCGGCGCCTGGGGCACCCCCGCGTCGGTGGTGCTGCGCTGCGGCGCGCCCGTGCCGGGCCCCACCACGCTGCGCTGCGTGAGCGTCGATGGCGTCGACTGGATCGTCGACGAGAGCGACGCGCCCCGCTACCTCTTCACCACCTACGGGCGCACGCCCGCCGTCGAGGTGCTCGTCGACAACGACGTCGTCTCGGGCACCACGGCGATCGCCGACCTCTCGCCCGCCGTCGCCGTCATCCCGGCCGTCGACGCGTGCACGTCGGTCGATGACGCCATCGACGCGCCCGACGACTAGCGGGGTCCTCGGGCGTGCCCGACCTCGATGAGCTCGCCGATCAGGTCGGCGTAGCTGAGCCCCGAATTCTGCCAGCAGGTCGGGAACATCGAGATCGGCGTGAAGCCGGGCATCGTGTTGATCTCGTTGACGACGAACCCCTCGCCCGTGAGGAACACGTCGACGCGGGCGAGGCCCTCGCCGCCGACCGCCTCGAATGCGCGGCGAGCAATGCGCTGCAGCTCGAAGAGCTCGCCGTCGCCGAGGTCGGCAGGGCAGATCAGTTCGACGCCCGGGGCATCGAGGTACTTGGCCTCGAAGTCGTAGAACGCGCGTCCGGTGACGACGACCTCGCCGGCGACGCTCACCCCGATTCCGGTGCCGTCGCTCCCCTCGAGCACCCCGCACTCGATCTCCCGGCCCTCGACGGCCGCCTCGACGAGCACCGAGCGGTCTTCGGCGAAGGCGACGTCGAGCGCCCCGTCGAGCTCGGCCCAGTCGTCGACCTTCGTGACGCCGACCGAGGAGCCGGCCCGCGCCGGCTTGACGAAGACCGGCAGGCCGAGCGCGCGCGTGCGCCGCTGCCAGAGCTCGGGGTCGGCCTCGAGCGCGCCACGTGTGAGCGTCACCCACGGCGCGACCTGGATGCCGGCCCCCTCGAGCACCGTCTTCGTGAAGTGCTTGTCCATGCCGATCGCCGACGCGAGCACGCCGTTGCCGACGTACGGCAGGCCGAGGAGCTCCAGCAGCCCCTGCACCGTGCCGTCTTCGCCGAAGCGACCGTGCAGGATCGGGAAGACCACGTCGACGTCGCCGAGCGAGCGCTCGCCGGCGGCGTCGACCACGCGGAGCTCGCGCGATGCAGCGCTCTCGGGCCAGCGCACCCGGGTGTCGTTGTCGGCGACCTCGGGCAGCGCATCGGGATCGAGGGCGAACCGCGCCGGGTCATCCGATTCCAGCACGTAGGCGCCGTCGCGGGTGACCCCGACCGGGATCACCTCGTAGCGATCACGATCGATCGCTCCCAGCACTCCCCCCGCCGTTGCGCAGCTGATCGAATGCTCGCTTGAACGCCCGCCGAAGAGCAGAACCACCCTGAGCTTGTCCATCGATCGTCCTTTCGCCCTGCGGCTCGTCATCGGTCGTGAGGTGGGGCGCGATGTCCCGCGGGTCGAGCGTGCCGGCGAGCACCTGCCGCACCTGCTCGACGATGGGCATCTCGACGCCCTTCGCCCGGGCGAGCTCGAGGATCGGCGCGACCGATGCGAGCCCCTCGGTGGTCTGCTGCATCTGGTGCACGACGTCGTTCAGGTGATAGCCCTGGCCGAGCAGCCGGCCCGCGGTGTTGTTCCGCGAGAGCGGCGACTGGCTCGTGGCGATGAGGTCGCCGAGCCCGGCGAGTCCCGCGAGCGTCTCGGGCTGGGCACCATAGGCGACCGCGAAGTCCGTCATCTCGACGAGGCCGCGCGTGATGATCGACGCCTTCGTGTTGTCGCCGTAGCCGACGCCGTCGACGATGCCGATCGCGACGGCGATGAGGTTCTTCAGCACGCCGGCGAACTCGGTGCCGATCACGTCGGTGTTCACGAAGCTGCGGAAGTAGCGATTGCGGGCGATGGATGCCACAGCCTGCGCGGTCTCGAGGCTCGTCGATGAGACGACCGCCGCGGTGGGCTGCTCCTTGGCGATCTCGAGGGCGAGGTTGGGGCCCGAGACCACCGCGATCTGCGACGGATCGATCGGCAGCATCTCGGCGATGACCTCGCTCATGCGCAACCCGGTGGCCTTCTCGACGCCCTTCATGAGCGACACGACGGTGGCCTCGGCGTGGAGGTGCGGTGCGATGACCTTCAGGTTCTCGCGCAGCGACTGACTCGGCACCGAGATGTACACCTGCTCGGCCCCGGCGAGGGCGAGGTCGAGGCGGCTCGTGGCACGGAGTCCGAGCGGCAGGTTCACTCCCGCGAGGTAGTCGCTGTTGCGCTTCGCCTCTTGGATCTCGCGCGCGAGCTCGGGGCGGCGCGCCCAGATGACCACGTCGGCCCCGCCGTCGGCGAGGATCTTCGCGAACGTCGTGCCCCAGCTGCCCGCGCCGAGGACGGCGACCCGCTTGCCATGGCCCTTGCGGCCCTGCGTCCTAGTCTTCAAGTCTGCCGGTCTCCTTCTGGCCGTGGGCCGTGGGGTCCCAGCGCTGCGGCGGGGCGGGCTCGCCTCGCACCTCGCCGAGGAGCGCGGCGATGGCGTCCATGAGCTCGGCGGTGGCCTTCAGGAGCGACGACTGGTCGAGCGGCCGACCGCGGTAGGCGCCGAGGTCGAGCGGCTCGCCGATGATGACGTCGATGGTCTTGCGGGGGAAGAGGCTGAGCTTCTTGCCATAGCGGGGCATCAGGGCCTGGGTGCCCCAGTGCGCGACCGGGATGATCGGGATGCCGCGTTCGAGCGCGATGCGCACCGCTCCGGTCTTGCCGCGCATCGGCCACAGGTCGGGGTCACGCGTGAGCGACCCCTCGGGATACACGACCACGAGGCGGCCCTTCTCGACGAGCTCCTCCGCGGCGCGCAGCGCAGCGTGACTCTTGCTGCCCGCACGCTCGACCGGGATCTGCCCCGACGTGCGGAGGAGCCACCCGAGCAGCGGGTTCTTGAACAGCGACGCCTTGGCGAGGAACCGCGGCGCCCGTCCGAGTTTCCAGCTCACCACGCCGATGACGACCGGATCGATCTCGCTGTAGTGGTTGGGGGCGAGCACGAACGCGCCGCTCTGCGGCATCCGCTCAGGATGATGGAACCGGAATCGCACCGCCAGGTTCATGATGGGCAGCACGAGGGCGGCGAGCAACCAGAAGAACGAGGGCCGGCGGGTCTCCGAACGTGCCTTCACAGCAGCGTGGGGAGGCGAGTCGTCGTGTGGCACTCCCCCATTATGCTTCGAGTTCGAAGTCCGCCCCGAGGAGCTCGAGCTTCGTGATGAAGTTCTCGTAGCCACGGGCGATGATCCCGACGTTCGACACCGTCGAGCGGCCGTCGGCCGTGAGCGCCGCGATGAGGTGGCTGAAGCCGCCCCGAAGGTCGGGCACCTCGATGTCGGCGCCGGTCAGGTGCGTCGGACCGGAGATGACCGCGGAGTGCTGGAAGTTGCGCTGGCCGAACCGGCACGCCCCTGCCCCGAGGCACTCCTTGTGCACGTCGATCGACGCACCCATCTCGACGAGTGCGTCGACGAAGCCGAAACGCTGTTCGTACACGGTCTCGTGCACGATCGAGACGCCGTGCGCCTTCGTGAGGGCCACGACGAGCGGCTGCTGCCAATCGGTCATGAACCCCGGGTGCACGTCGGTCTCGATGATGACCGGCTTCAGCTCGCCGCCCGGGTGGAAGAAGCGGATGCCGTCTTCCTGGATCTCGAAGTCGCCGCCGACCTTGCGGAAGACGTTGAGGAAGGTGAGCATCTCGGCCTGACGTGCACCGCCGACGAAGATGTCGCCGTCGGTCGCGAGGGCGGCAGCGGCCCAGCTGGCAGCCTCGTTGCGGTCGAAGAGCGCACGGTGCGTGTAGCCGTCGAGCTTCTCGACGCCCTCGATGCGGATGACGCGGTCGGTGTCGACCGTGATGATCGCGCCCATCTTCTGCAGGATGTTGATGAGATCCATGATCTCGGGCTCGATGGCTGCGCCCGAGAGCTCGGTGATGCCGTCGGCCAGCACCGCGGTCAGCAGCACTTGCTCGGTGGCTCCGACGCTCGGGTAGGGCAACGACACCTTCGCGCCGTGCAGCCCGCTCGGCGCGGACATTCGGATGCCGCTCGGGAGCTTCTCGATGATGGCACCGAAGTTGCGCAGCACCTCGAGGTGGTAGTCGATGGGGCGGTCGCCGATGCGGCAGCCGCCGAGGTCGGGGATGAACGCCTCGCCCAGGCGATGCAGGAGCGGACCGCAGAAGAGGATCGGGATGCGCGACGAACCCGCGTGCGCGTCGATGTCTGCCATGTGCGCCGTCTCGACCGCCGATGGGTCGAGGATGAGCTCGCCGTCGACCGCGCCGTCGGTCACGGTCACGCCGTGCACCTCGAGCAGGCCTCGCACGATGCGCACATCGCTGATGTTGGGAACGTCTTTGAGCACGCTCGGCGTGTCACCGAGGATCGCGGCGACCATCGCCTTCGTGACGAGGTTCTTCGCGCCCTTGAGCTCGATGCGGCCGCGAAGCGGCTTGCCCCCGTTGATGGTGATCTTGTCGACCTGCAACCCGACCGCCGTTCCGTGGTTCTTGGCGTCCTGCCCGAGTGTGTTCACAGACTCCCTGATTCTGCCGGCTCCCTGATGGGAAGCGTCTTCGGCCGCCAAGCTTCTCGATGTGATTCGAACTCGGCGATGGCGTTCTCGTCCCGGAGGGTGAGGCCGATGTCGTCGAGCCCCTCGAGAAGCCTCCACCGAGTGTAGTCGTCGATGTCGAACGGCACGGTGAGCGCACCGGCGCTCACCCTACGCTCAACCAGATCGACCGTCACCGCTATTCCCGGCTCCCCCTCGATCGCCTCCCAGAGGCGCTCGACCGCCTCGTAGGCGACCTGCGCGGCGACGAGTCCCTGCTTTCCGGAATTGCCGCGGAAGATGTCGCCGAACCTCGAGCTGATGACGACGTCGAAGCCGTAGTCCCTGAGCGCCCACACGGCGTGCTCACGGCTCGATCCGGTACCGAAGTCGGGGCCTGCGATGAGAATGCGGGCTCCCGCGAACTCGGGTCGGTTCAGCACGAAATCGGGGTCCTGGCGCCAGGCGAAGAACAATGCGTCTTCGAAGCCGGTCTTCGTGACCCGCTTCAGGAAGACGGCGGGGATGATCTGGTCGGTGTCGACGTTGGAGCGTCGCAACGGCACGGCAGTGCCCGTGACAGTGGTGATCTTCTCCATGGTCATTCGCCCTTCGGCTCGCTCGAGCCCTCGAGATCCCACGGACCCGAGAGCGTGCCCCTGATGGCCGTGGCGGCCGCCACGAGCGGCGACACGAGGTGGGTGCGGCCGCCCTTGCCCTGCCGGCCCTCGAAGTTGCGGTTGGAGGTCGAGGCGCAGCGTTCGCCGGGCGCGAGCTGGTCGGGATTCATGCCGAGGCACATCGAGCACCCCGCGAACCGCCATTCGGCGCCGAACTCCTCGATCACCTTGTCGAGGCCCTCCGCCTCGGCCTCGAGCCGGACCCTCGCCGATCCGGGCACGACCATGACGCGGACGCCATCGGCCTTGTGCTTGCCCTTGATGACCGAGGCGAAGGCCCGCAGGTCCTCGATGCGGCTGTTCGTGCACGAGCCCATGAAGACCGCGTCGACACGGATGTCCTTCAGCGGCGTTCCGGGCTCGAGGGCCATGTACTCGAGGGCGCGCTCGGCGGCGGCGCGCTCGTGCTGGTCGGCGATCGTGGCCGGGTCGGGCACCGACTCGCTGAGCGAGACGCCCTGTCCGGGATTGGTGCCCCACGTGACGAACGGCTCGAGCGTGTCGGCGTCGATGGAGACCTCGGCGTCGAACGTCGCTCCGTCGTCGGTCGCGAGCGTCTGCCAGTATTCGACGGCGGCGTCCCAGTCGGCGCCCTCGGGTGCGTGAGCGCGACCCTTGAGATACGCGTAGGTCGTGGCATCCGGTGCCACCATGCCGGCCCGGGCGCCGGCCTCGATCGACATATTGCAGACCGTCATGCGGCCGTCCATCGAGAGGGCCCGGATGGCGCTGCCGCGGTATTCGAGCACGTAGCCCTGCCCGCCACCGGTGCCGATCTTGGCGATCACGGCGAGGATGATGTCTTTCGCCGTGACGCCCGGGCGGAGGCTGCCCTCGACGTTGATGGCCATCGTCTTGAACGGCTTCAACGGGAGCGTCTGTGTGGCGAGCACGTGCTCGACCTCGCTCGTGCCGATGCCGAACGCCATGGCGCCGAAGGCGCCGTGCGTTGAGGTGTGCGAATCGCCGCAGACGACCGTGATGCCGGGCTGCGTGAGCCCGAGCTGCGGGCCGACGACGTGCACGATGCCCTGCTCGACGTCGCCGAGCGAGTGCAGTCGGATGCCGAACTCGGCAGCATTGCGCCGGAGCGTCTCGATCTGCGTGCGGCTCGTCGGATCGGCGATGGGCTTGTCGATCGCGAGCGTCGGCGTGTTGTGGTCTTCGGTCGCGATCGTGAGATCGGGACGCCGCACCGGCCGGCCGGCCAGCCGGAGGCCGTCGAACGCCTGCGGACTCGTGACCTCGTGCACGAGGTGCAGGTCGATGTAGATGAGGTCGGGCGTGCCGTCCTCGCCCTTCTTGACGAGATGGGCTTCCCAGACCTTCTCGGCCAGGGTGCGCGGGCGATCGCCCGAAGCTGTGATGGTGTTCATGCGTTCGTCTTCCTCAGGTTCAGGGGTCAGCCGACGACGGACTCCGCGACGGGAAGGCTAGAACGAAGCCCCGTCGCGGCACCGAAGAAGTCGTGGAGCGCGCACGCCCCCAGATTACACCGTGTCGCCGGGGAGTCGTTGCACACGCAACTCGAGGTCACCGAGCAGGATGGACGCTCCCGGCGGGACGACCGCCGGAATCCCCGGGGCGAGCTCGTGCAATTCGACATCGGCGGTTCGGATGCGCACACCGTTGGTGGAGTGGAGATCGGTCACCGACACGCCGTCGGGCGCCGCATCGACGAGCGCGTGGGTCTTCGACACCGATCGCGCCGGATCGACGACCGGGACCGGCTTCGCGTCGGCATACGGTGACACCGCGACCGGGTCTCGGCCGAGCACGAGACGACCTGCGACGACGACATCGAACTCCCGCTCGCCCGTCAGGCGCCACGGCCCGGGCGAGGCCTCGGCAGCCACCGGCGCCGGAGGCGGGCCCGGCATGGGATGTACCGACGGCATCTGCGAGGGGACCGCCCGCGGCGGCGCCGCCGGGACGAAGGTCGGCAGCACCCGGCCGGGCGCGGCTTGCACCGTGCGTTCGGGCTCGGTGTGCTCGGGCGCAGGAGGCACCAACCCCGGAGGGGGAACGATGAAATCGGGCGCGGCCACGCAACCACTTTAGCGGCGCGAGCGGATCCGATAGCGGCTGATGACGCGGCGGATGCGTCCGGCGGCGCCGTAGATGGCAGCGGTCGCGGCATCCGCCTCGGTCCAACGTGCGGTGACGACCTCGTCGCTCACCTCGACGCCGCCGAACACGTCGCGATCGATCGTCGCCGCGAGGGACGCGAGTCGCACCGGTTCTGACGGGCGATCGCCGGGCGACCCGGGCGATCCGGTCGCCGTCGGCCGCTCGAGCCCCTGATCGACCGCCTGTCGCTCGAGCACCCGCGCCGACTGGAGCCGCGTGCCGCGATCGGGCGGTTCGAAGCCGAGTTCCGCGTATCGGTCGACCAGCTCCTCCCAGGCGCCTGCGGCGCGCCGGTCGTTGGCCCCGCGCAGTCGCTTCTGGCGACGACGCCGCTTCGCGAGAGCCACGGCGAGGATCGGCAGGAACACGATCAGGAGCGGGATGCCGAGGACACCGGTCACGAGCCAGACCCAGCCGGGCACGACGAACGCCTCGTCGCGATCATCCTTCGTCTCGTCGATCTCGACCGTCGTGAGGAGGTCGTCCTCGATCTCCTCCGCCCGCGGGGGCTGTCGGACCTGCGGCTGCGGCTCGGACTTCGGCTTGGGCGTCTGCTCCTGCGGCACGTCGACCTGGTCGGGCGTGGGGCGGAAGGAAACCCATCCCACCCCTTCGAACGGCACCTCGACCCAGGCCGTCACGTCACCACCGGTGACTTCGACACTGCCGCCGTCGGCGGGCACCTCGGGCGCGAAGCCCATGACCACCCGTGCCGGATACCCGAGGTGACGGGCCATCAGCGCCATGGCGGAGGCGTACTGCTCCTCATCGCCGACCATCTGGGTCCGTGTGAAGAGCTCGATGATGCGATCGGCACCGTGCCCGGCACGTGACGGGACGGTATCGGACGCGAGCCCGTGGCTGAGGAATCCGCCGGTCTTGAGCGCACGTTCGATATTTCGCAGCTGCTCGATCGGGCTCACGGCGTCGCCCACGAACTCGTCGGCCTTCGCGGCGATCACGTCGGGTGAGTTCACCACGGCCGGGAGGGTCAGGCTCGCCACCGGCACGTCGACGAGCTCCTCGAGCTCGGGTTCGAGCTGGATGCGCGCGTCGACGAGATACCTGGCACCGTCGCCGATGCCGCTCGTCAGCACTGCCGTTCCGGCGGCGGGGTTGTACCGCAGGTCGCCTTCGCGAGCAGCTGTGTCGTCGTCGAGCAACTGGAGCGACGAGCCATACCCCACCGTGGGAATCCAGACGTCGTCGTAGCCGGCGACGTCGACCTCGACCTCACGCCGGCTTCCGAGGCTCGCGAGCGGCGGTTCGGGGAGGGTCTCGCCGACGATCGCATAGCCGCCGCCATCGGCGCCGACGGCCTCGGGACCGGCGACGTTCCACAACCGGCCCGTGTACGAGTCCATGGTCGCGAGGCGGATCGCGTCGCCGGGCTCCAGCCCTGAGATCTCGAAGAGCGGCGTCTCGGCGAGGTCCTTCGTGTACTTGCGGAATCCCGACAACGGGCTCGGGAACTCGAGCGGATCGAACGGCGGCACGATCTCCTCGCGCAGCACGAACCGATCGGGTGTCACGGGTGCCAGCGCTGCACCGGCGAGCGTGCCGACGGCGATGGCGCCCACGACGACGGCCGCGGTACCGACGAGCTTCTGCTTGAGGAGGCGCTTCGCCCCGTCGCCGCTCGCCTCGACGGTCGCGCCGCGTCGCCAGGCGATCCAGACGAGGGCGAGCACCGCGAAGGTGACGCCGCGCACGCCGGCGAAATAGGCCTCGTCGGTGCCGAGCAGGATGCCTGAGACGTACAACAGGATCGGCCCGATGAGCAGCACGCTCGACCGCAGCGCCGTGCGGCGCTTCACGAGCCACCTCGTGACGAGCATGGTGCCGACGAGCGACACGAGCCATGCGGCGAAGAACGGCACGGCTGCCACGTAGTACGGTGCTTCAACCGGGGTGCCGATCGTCACGATGTCGGCCCAGCCGAACACCGCACCGAAGGCGAGCCCGACGATCGACTCGAGACTCGGAAGCACGACGAACGTGCCGGCGCCGGGCATGGTGAACGGCGTGCCGAGCACGAAGTAGGCGGCGAGTCCGAGCAGCACGGTCGTGAGCACGCCGAGTCGCCAGAGCGAGCCCGCCACGGCGGCGAGCGTCCCGACGAGGAGCCCGCCGATGGCCGCGACGAGGAAGTTCAGGTCGCCGAATGACGTCTCGTATCCCAGGATGCCGAGCAGCGAGAGCGCGCTGAGCACGAGGATGTCGCCGACGACGCTGCGGGGAATCCGGGTCATGGTCGCACCCTTCGCATGATGCGGGAGAGATCGGCGAGGTCACCGACGGTGACGACGACGGCGCCGGCGACCCTCGAGAGTCGAGACGGGGCGCCGAGCTCGACGCGCAGCGCCACCATCATGGTGTCGGCGCTGAAGATGGTCTCGATCGAGCGGAACTCCGCGACGGGCATCTGCGAACCGGAGACCGCGATCACGACGCTCGGCGCCGGCAATCGC harbors:
- the leuC gene encoding 3-isopropylmalate dehydratase large subunit; the protein is MNTITASGDRPRTLAEKVWEAHLVKKGEDGTPDLIYIDLHLVHEVTSPQAFDGLRLAGRPVRRPDLTIATEDHNTPTLAIDKPIADPTSRTQIETLRRNAAEFGIRLHSLGDVEQGIVHVVGPQLGLTQPGITVVCGDSHTSTHGAFGAMAFGIGTSEVEHVLATQTLPLKPFKTMAINVEGSLRPGVTAKDIILAVIAKIGTGGGQGYVLEYRGSAIRALSMDGRMTVCNMSIEAGARAGMVAPDATTYAYLKGRAHAPEGADWDAAVEYWQTLATDDGATFDAEVSIDADTLEPFVTWGTNPGQGVSLSESVPDPATIADQHERAAAERALEYMALEPGTPLKDIRVDAVFMGSCTNSRIEDLRAFASVIKGKHKADGVRVMVVPGSARVRLEAEAEGLDKVIEEFGAEWRFAGCSMCLGMNPDQLAPGERCASTSNRNFEGRQGKGGRTHLVSPLVAAATAIRGTLSGPWDLEGSSEPKGE
- a CDS encoding FHA domain-containing protein, with translation MAAPDFIVPPPGLVPPAPEHTEPERTVQAAPGRVLPTFVPAAPPRAVPSQMPSVHPMPGPPPAPVAAEASPGPWRLTGEREFDVVVAGRLVLGRDPVAVSPYADAKPVPVVDPARSVSKTHALVDAAPDGVSVTDLHSTNGVRIRTADVELHELAPGIPAVVPPGASILLGDLELRVQRLPGDTV
- a CDS encoding transglutaminase-like domain-containing protein, coding for MTRIPRSVVGDILVLSALSLLGILGYETSFGDLNFLVAAIGGLLVGTLAAVAGSLWRLGVLTTVLLGLAAYFVLGTPFTMPGAGTFVVLPSLESIVGLAFGAVFGWADIVTIGTPVEAPYYVAAVPFFAAWLVSLVGTMLVTRWLVKRRTALRSSVLLIGPILLYVSGILLGTDEAYFAGVRGVTFAVLALVWIAWRRGATVEASGDGAKRLLKQKLVGTAAVVVGAIAVGTLAGAALAPVTPDRFVLREEIVPPFDPLEFPSPLSGFRKYTKDLAETPLFEISGLEPGDAIRLATMDSYTGRLWNVAGPEAVGADGGGYAIVGETLPEPPLASLGSRREVEVDVAGYDDVWIPTVGYGSSLQLLDDDTAAREGDLRYNPAAGTAVLTSGIGDGARYLVDARIQLEPELEELVDVPVASLTLPAVVNSPDVIAAKADEFVGDAVSPIEQLRNIERALKTGGFLSHGLASDTVPSRAGHGADRIIELFTRTQMVGDEEQYASAMALMARHLGYPARVVMGFAPEVPADGGSVEVTGGDVTAWVEVPFEGVGWVSFRPTPDQVDVPQEQTPKPKSEPQPQVRQPPRAEEIEDDLLTTVEIDETKDDRDEAFVVPGWVWLVTGVLGIPLLIVFLPILAVALAKRRRRQKRLRGANDRRAAGAWEELVDRYAELGFEPPDRGTRLQSARVLERQAVDQGLERPTATGSPGSPGDRPSEPVRLASLAATIDRDVFGGVEVSDEVVTARWTEADAATAAIYGAAGRIRRVISRYRIRSRR